AATCAGGAATCAAATACAGAGACGGATACATAAAGTGGAATGATTTAGAAATACCTGTAACAATAAAACCAAACGATAAGTATGCACAGTTGGCAATCCAAAGCAGAGTCAAATATTGCAGGATATTCCGTCAATATGTAAAAAACAGATACAAATATTATGTACAACTTATATTAGAAGGAATACCGCCGTTAAAAGAAAGAAAAATAGGAAAGGGTGATGTGGGATTAGATTCAGGAACACAAACCGAAAGCATAGTATCGGATAATGAGGTTAAACTTGTTGAACTTGCACCCGAAATAGATTCTATAGACAGAGAAATAATTCGACTGCAAAGAAAACTGGAAAGAAGTAGACGTATGAATAATCCCGAAAACTATAACTCCGATGGTACAGTAAAAAAAAGGACAAAAGGAAAGTGGGAAAAAAGCAAAAACTATATTAAAAATCAAAACAAACTAAAAGACAGATACCGAAAAAGAGTAGCAGTAAAGAGGCAAAGCCTTGAGAGATTAGCAAACTATATAATATCACTGGGAAATAAAATCAAGGTTGAAGATATGAACTACGATGCACTTTCAAAAAGAGCAAAAGAAACAACAAAAAACAGAAAAACAAAAAGGTTTAACAAGAAAAGGAGATTTGGCAAATCCATCGGAACAAAATCACCGGGAATGCTTCTTAATATAACAGACCGAAAACTCCACTACTTTGGTGAAGAACTAATAAAGGTAGACAAAACAAAAGTCAAAGCAAGCCAATACAATCATATAACCGATACTTATGATAAAAAAGACCTTTCAGACAGATGGAACTGCTTTAACTATAACGGCAAAGAAATAAAAGTACAGCGTGATTTATACTCAGCTTATCTTTTGCAAAACACTGAAGATAACAAAATAGACAGAAGCAAATGCATTGAAAAATTTGATAATTTTTTAAAACTTCATGATAAAGAAATAAAAAGATTAAAAAAATTAAAAGAGACAAAACAGTTGTTAGGCAGTATGGGAGTATAGAAAAAAAAGGGAATTAGAGTCATTGCCCTATGCTATCGCCAATATCTCTTAAGAGGTATAGATAGTAAAGTCTGTTGAAACAGGTCAGTGCTGGTATGTTGTAGAAGATGCAATATGCAGATTAATCTTACAACGCATCTTGAGAGTACAAGAGAAACCTTCAAGTAAACAGAACCCTCTTCACTTGTGGCGGGGAGCAGTCAGTCCTTGCTTATATATAGATTTTATATTAAAATCAAATTGATTGTAAAAGATAAAGTTTAAATTAGCTCTTGGGAGGATATCACAAATGAATATTTTATTGACAAATGATGATGGGGTGAATGCATTAGGAATAAATAAATTAGCAGATTTCTTAAAAAATTATTATAATACCATTGTTGTAGCTCCTGAAAGAGAAAGAAGCGCTGTAAGTCATGCAATAACATTACATAAACCTTTAAGATTAACAAATATCCGAAAGGAAAGTAATATAGAAATATATTATGTTAATGGAACACCCTCTGATTGTATAAAATTAGCTATAGATGTGGTTTTAGACAACAAGCCGGATATAGTAATTTCGGGTATTAATTGGGGTTTAAATCTTGGAACTGATATTTTGTATTCTGGTACTGTTTCTGCTGCAATAGAAGCTGCCATAAATGGAATTCCTTCAATGGCTGTTTCACTTGAAGAAGATGCGGATTTAAATGATAAAACAATATATATTTTCATAAAAAATTTAATTGAGGAAACAATAGAAAGGGGATTACCAAAACATACCTTATTAAATGTAAATATACCTAAAAAAATTAAAAATGATAAAGGTATAAAAATTACATCACTTGGACTAATAAATTATGTTGAAAATTTCACAAAAAGAATTGACCCTCGTGGAAAAGAATATTATTGGATGGCTGGTAAATTATTGGATAATTATAAAGATGAAGGCAGTGATATTGTTTCAGTTAAAAATGGTTATATTTCTATAACTCCAATACATTTTGATTTAACTGAATATACCCTTGCTGAAAAATTGAAAAATTGGAATATAAAAATTAATTAAAAATATACGATATAATCCAATCATGACATGAAAATCGATAACAAATCATTGATTTTTAGAATGATTTTTTATTTCTATTATACATGATATAATTATCTTAAATAACTTCAAAGATTTAAAAAATAATCTATCAATTTAAAAGGAGCTTAAGTATGGATAAAAAAGAAGATTTACTAAAAAGAATACAGGATAATTATTCAACATTAAGTAAAAGCCAAAAAATAATAGCAGAATACATATTAAATTGCTATGACAAAGCAGCTTATATGACTGCTGCAAAGCTTGGTAAGAGTATCCATGTCAGCGAATCTACAGTTGTAAGATTTGCTAATACGCTTGGATATGATGGATATCCAGAATTGCAGAGTGCTCTTCAAGAATTGATTAAAAATAAACTGACGACCGTTCAGCGATTGGAAATGACTAATGAAACTGATGAAATATCAATATTAAATAATGTACTTAAATCAGATATAGATAATATCAGAAAGACTTTAGAAGAACTTAATAAAGATTCATTTAAAAATGTAATTGGTAATATTTTCAACGCAAAAAAAATTTATATTTTAGGTTTTAGGAGTTCAACGGCAATAGCCGAATACCTTGGTTTTTACTTAAATTTAATCTTAGAAAATGTTACTGTTGTTAAACCAGGTGTTTCAGATGTATTTGAACAAATGTTAAGGGTGAATTCAAATGACCTTGTTATAGGGATAGGATTTCCGAGATACTCGAAAAGAACAATAGAAGTTTTAAAATATGCTAAATCACAGGAGGCTAAGATTGTAACAATAACTGATAGTTTAATATCACCTTTAACTTCAGTAGCTGATGAGGTTCTTATTGCTAAAAGCAATATGTCTTCATTTGTAGACTCCATAGTTGCACCTTTAAGCCTTGTTAATGCACTTATTGTATCAGTTGGAATTAAGGAAAAAGAAAAGATAACTGA
This is a stretch of genomic DNA from Aceticella autotrophica. It encodes these proteins:
- a CDS encoding MurR/RpiR family transcriptional regulator, with protein sequence MDKKEDLLKRIQDNYSTLSKSQKIIAEYILNCYDKAAYMTAAKLGKSIHVSESTVVRFANTLGYDGYPELQSALQELIKNKLTTVQRLEMTNETDEISILNNVLKSDIDNIRKTLEELNKDSFKNVIGNIFNAKKIYILGFRSSTAIAEYLGFYLNLILENVTVVKPGVSDVFEQMLRVNSNDLVIGIGFPRYSKRTIEVLKYAKSQEAKIVTITDSLISPLTSVADEVLIAKSNMSSFVDSIVAPLSLVNALIVSVGIKEKEKITDTFEKLETIWNEYGIYSS
- the surE gene encoding 5'/3'-nucleotidase SurE, producing MSQMNILLTNDDGVNALGINKLADFLKNYYNTIVVAPERERSAVSHAITLHKPLRLTNIRKESNIEIYYVNGTPSDCIKLAIDVVLDNKPDIVISGINWGLNLGTDILYSGTVSAAIEAAINGIPSMAVSLEEDADLNDKTIYIFIKNLIEETIERGLPKHTLLNVNIPKKIKNDKGIKITSLGLINYVENFTKRIDPRGKEYYWMAGKLLDNYKDEGSDIVSVKNGYISITPIHFDLTEYTLAEKLKNWNIKIN
- a CDS encoding transposase, translated to MTRSTTPSFILTLRLNTQKYQEDILNKRFNIGRMIYNACLSRLYRNCKLMKESKAYIKTCKMPKGEERNNRFAELREKYNLTITYIDDYVSPMQKKFKKNIDSHTAQKLAERALDAVNKLIYGKAKKIHFKKYGEEISLESKTNKSGIKYRDGYIKWNDLEIPVTIKPNDKYAQLAIQSRVKYCRIFRQYVKNRYKYYVQLILEGIPPLKERKIGKGDVGLDSGTQTESIVSDNEVKLVELAPEIDSIDREIIRLQRKLERSRRMNNPENYNSDGTVKKRTKGKWEKSKNYIKNQNKLKDRYRKRVAVKRQSLERLANYIISLGNKIKVEDMNYDALSKRAKETTKNRKTKRFNKKRRFGKSIGTKSPGMLLNITDRKLHYFGEELIKVDKTKVKASQYNHITDTYDKKDLSDRWNCFNYNGKEIKVQRDLYSAYLLQNTEDNKIDRSKCIEKFDNFLKLHDKEIKRLKKLKETKQLLGSMGV